The sequence below is a genomic window from Croceicoccus marinus.
CGGGGATGATCCCCTCGGTCCGGCACAAGAGCTGGAACGCGTCGAGCGCATCCCGATCGGTCGCGCTGGTATATTCGACGCGGCCGATATCGCGCAGCCAAGCGTGTTCGGGACCGATGCCCGGATAGTCGAGGCCTGCGCTGATCGAGTGGCCCTCGGTGATCTGGCCGTCCTCGTCCTGCAGCAGATAGGTCTTGTTGCCATGCAGAATGCCGGGGGCACCCCCCGCCAGCGACGCGGCATGCTCCTTGTCCAGCCCGTGGCCCGCGGCTTCCACTCCCAGCAACGCGACATCCTTGTCGTCGAGGAACGGGTGGAACAGCCCAATGGCGTTCGATCCGCCGCCGATCGCCGCGACGCAGACGTCGGGCAGCCGGCCGACGCGGTCCAGCAATTGCGCGCGTGCCTCGCGCCCGATCACCGACTGGAAATCGCGCACCAGCTCAGGATAGGGATGCGGGCCGGCAGCGGTGCCGATGATGTAAAAGGTGTCGTGCACATTCGCGACCCAGTCGCGCAGCGCCTCGTTCATGGCGTCCTTCAGTGTGGCCGCGCCTGCCTTCACCGGCACGACTTCGGCGCCCAGCAGCTTCATGCGGAACACGTTGGGCTGCTGCCGTTCGACATCGGTGGCGCCCATGTAGATCACGCAGGGCAGGCCAAACCGCGCGCACACGGTTGCAGTCGCAACGCCGTGCTGGCCCGCGCCGGTTTCCGCGATGATGCGGGTCTTGCCCATGCGGATCGCCAGCAGGATCTGGCCGATGCAATTGTTGATCTTGTGCGCGCCGGTATGGTTCAGCTCGTCTCGCTTGAACCAGATCTGCGCGCCCCTCTTCTCACCATTGGGTCCATCAGGCGCGTTCCTGCGCACTTCATCGGTCAGCCGCTCGGCGTAATAGAGCGGGCTGGGGCGGCCGACATAATGCTCCAGCAGATCCTCGAACTGTTCGCGGAAGGCGGGGTCTTCCTTGGCCGCGCGATATTCGCGTTCCAGGTCGAGGATCAGCGGCATCAGCGTTTCGGAAACATAGCGCCCGCCGAACTGGCCGAAATGGCCACGCTCGTCCGGCTGGGTCCTGTAGCTGTTGGGCAGATCGCTGGTGATGGTGTCGGTCATGGCTCGCGATTGGCAGAGCGAGCGGGCCTTGTCCAGCGGGACGGCAGCAGGAATTCAGCCCTTTCGGACAGCTGACACGAAGGCCTTGATCCGGGCCGGGTCCTTGAGCCCCGGCGCGCTTTCCACCCCCGAGGATACATCGACCAGCGGCGCACCGGTCTGCGCGATGGCATGGGCGACATTGGCGGGCGTGATCCCGCCGGCCAGCCCCCAGGGCAGTGATCCGCGATAATGGCGCAGCAGCGACCAGTCGAACGACAGCCCCATCCCGCCGGGCAAGGTGCCCTTGGGCGTCCTGGCATCGAACAGGACCAGGTCGGCGGCGCCTGCATATTGCTCGGCACGCTTGACATCGCTTGCGCTGGATACCGCGATGGCCTTCCACACCGGCAGGCCGAACCGCGCGCGCAGGTCTGCGGCGCGCGCCGGCGCTTCCGATCCGTGCAGTTGCAAGGCATCCAGCCGGCCCGCCGCGACGGCATCGCCGATCTGCGCATCGTCCGCATCGACGAACAGCCCGACGCGCGCAATGCGCGGGCCCGAGCGTTCGGCCAGAAGCGCCGCGTCATTGCTGCCAATATGGCGGGGCGAGGGGGGATAGAACACCAGGCCCGCATAGTCGGCACCCGCGTCGATCGCCCCATCCATCGCGGCGCCATCGCTGATGCCGCAGATCTTGATCTTCACATTGCCCATTCCGCTGCCGTTAGCCGTGGAGGCGCTTTTCGAAAAGGCGGAAGTGCAGCGGGCGGGGCTGCGGCGCCGGAAACGGATCGCGCCGGCCGGTGTCCCGATAGCCCTTGCGCTCGTACATCGCGATCAACTCCTGACGGTCCTCGATCACCGAGATTTCCATGATCCGGGCGCCCAGCCCGCGGGCCAGCTCCTCCGCCTCGCGGATCAGGCGCGATCCCAGGCCGCCGCTCTGCATCGGCGGATCGACGCACAGCAGGCCGAAATAGGCGCGTGCCTCTGCCTTGTCGGTCACCGCGATGCAGCCCACGGGCTGGCCGTTCTTTTCCGCGATCAGGAAATGGATCGCGGGATCGGCCAGCATCGCGGCCAGTTCGCCTGCGCCAATGCGCTCGTTCTCGACGATATCGGCTTCATGGGTCCAGCCGCGCCGCGCCGAAGAGCCGCGATAGCCACCCTCGATCAGCGGCTTCAGCGCGTTCCCGTCGGCAGGACCGGCGCGGCGAATGGAAACGCTGTCGGCAATGCTCATGGCGTATAGGCGGGCCAGAACGGGCCGCCCAGCGCGCCATTGAAGGCGATATGGCTGATCCGCCCCGCGGCGACGTCGTACTCCACCCCGAAGAAGGCCGGGCCGCCGTCGCAGACATTGGTCGGCAAATGCCGCTGGTCGGGCATGATGTCGGCGGGCACGAAATTGGCATAGAGGATGCGCCTGCCGCCGCGCGTGATGCCGAAGATCTCGCGCTGCCATCGCGGATCGTTCATGCGATAGGTCAGCGGATCGGGATTTTCGGTGCCGATGCCATAGCCGTCCCGCTCGGCTAGCGCGGGCAGTACCTGCGCCAGCGCGGCCTCCATCGCGGTCACGTCGCTGTCCTCAGCCTCCCAGCCTCCATCGACCGGGCCTGCCGTGGCGCGCGAGCAGGCGGGCAACTGGAAACCGGCAGAAGGCCCCGCCAGCACCGTGGTCTTGGGCGGCAGGTCGGGCTGGGCCGCCGCGCCCGCCAGGGCCACAAGGATCGCCGCGAAGATCAGAGCGTCGCCTCTATCATGCGGGCAGCGGCCAGCGGATCCTCCGCCCTCGAGATCTCGCGACCGATGACGAGGACGCTGGCCCCGTCGTCACGCGCCTGCCGCGGCGTTACCACGCGCTTCTGGTCGCCGACCGAATTGCCCGCAAGCCGCAGGCCGGGGACGACGAAATAGCCGTGCTTCCACTGCTTGTGCACCGCGCCCACCTCGTGCCCCGAACAGACGATGCCGTCCAGGCCCGACCTTTCGGCCAGTTCGGCAAGGCGCATGACCTGATCATGCGCGCTACCCTGGACCCCCGTCGCGGACAGGTCCCGGTCGTCGAGGCTGGTCAGCATGGTGACGGCCACAACCTTGGTATTCTCTCCCGCAGCGGCCTTGGCATCCTCCATCATCGCGCGCCCGCCGCCCGCGTGAATGGTGACGATCGCCGGTTCCAGCACGTGGATCGCCTGCATCGCGCCTGCCACCGTGTTCGGAATGTCATGCAGCTTGAGGTCGAGAAAGATCGGCATGCCAAGCTGCGCAATCTCGTGCACGCCGTGGTGCCCATGCGCGCAGAAGAATTCGAGGCCCAGCTTCAGCCCGCCGACATGTCCCTTGACCTTGCCGGCCAGTTCCTTGGCCGCTTCGATCTGCGGTACGTCCAATGCAAGAAAGATCGGGTTGCTCACAGGCGGTCGTCCTCGCGTCCCAGCGTGTCGATTCCGGTGCCGCCGGTGACGGGTTCATGCCTGCCCGGTGCATTAGGGGCCGTTGCATTCGGGGTCGGCGCATTCTGGCTGGCGATCAGCGACCTTTGCGATGCCTCGAGCGAGCCGATCCGCCGCTTCAGACGCCATACCGTCGTGCGATGGGTGAGCCACATCGGGCCAAAGCCCAGCAGGAACGCGACCAGAATCAGCACCGGAAGCTTCGTCTCGAGAACAAGGCTTTCCCAGATGCGGATATCGACCGAGGTCCAGTTGAACGCCGTAAACAGCGCAAGCGCCACGATGATGACGACCCACAGGACGGAGCGTATGATCTTCATGTTGTCTCCCGTCAGGCGCGGTGTTGCGGACCCGGCAAGTCCCCGACCCTAAGCGTGAAATCGGGGCTTGGCCAGTCCGCCCCGACATGGCCGCCGACCCTTTAGAACGTCAGGAAAATACGCGCGCGAAGATCGTGTCGACATGCTTGAAGTGATAGTCGAGGTCGAATTTCTCCTCGATCTGCTGCGGGGTCAGCGCGGCCGTCACCTCATTGTCGGCCTTCAGCAGTTCGAGCAGCGACAGCGCGCCGTCGCTGTCCCACACCTTCATCGCATTGCGCTGGACGAGGCGATAGGCGTCCTCGCGGCTCACACCCGCCTGCGTCAGTGCCAGCAGCACGCGCTGCGAATGGACGAGGCCGCCCATGCGGTCGAGGTTCTTCTGCATCCGCTCGGGATAGACCAGCAGCTTTTCGACCACGCCCGTCAGGCGGGAGAGGGCGAAGTCCAGCGTGATCGTCGCATCCGGCCCGATGAACCGCTCGACCGAGGAGTGCGAGATGTCGCGTTCGTGCCAGAGCGCGACGTTCTCCATCGCCGGAACGACCGCGCCGCGGACGACACGGGCAAGGCCGGTCAGGTTCTCGGTCAAAACCGGGTTGCGCTTGTGCGGCATGGCCGACGAACCCTTCTGGCCGGGCGAGAAATATTCCTCGGCCTCCAGCACCTCGGTCCGCTGCAGATGGCGCACTTCGACCGACAGCCGCTCGATCGACGAGGCGATGACGCCCAGCACGGCGAAGAACATAGCGTGGCGGTCGCGCGGGATGACCTGCGTGGACACCGGCTCGACGGCAAGGCCCATCTTCTCGGCCACATAGGCTTCGACGCTGGGATCGATATTGGCGAATGTGCCGACCGCCCCCGAAATCGCGCAGGTGGCAATTTCCTTGCGCGCGAATTCAAGGCGCTCCTTGCAGCGGCTGAATTCGGCATAGGCCTCCGCCATCTTGAGGCCAAAGGTCACCGGCTCGGCGTGGATGCCGTGGCTGCGGCCGATGGTGGGGGTGTACTTGTGCTCTTCCGCGCGCGTCCTGATCGCGCCGAGCAGCCTGTCGAGATCCTCAAGCAGAATAGCGGAAGCACGGTCGAGCTGCACCGCGAGCGTCGTGTCCAGCACGTCGGAGCTGGTCATGCCCTGATGCATGAAGCGCGCCTCGTCGCCGACGTTCTCGGCCACCCAGGTCAGGAAGGCGATAACGTCATGCTTGGTCACCGCTTCGATCGCGTCGATCGCCTCGACGTCGATCTTCGGGTCGGTCGCCCACCAGTCCCAAAGCGCCTTGGCCGCCGCCGGAGGCACCACGCCCAGTTCGCCCAGCTTCTCGGTCGCATGCGCTTCCAGTTCGAACCATATGCGATATTTCGCCTCCGGCTCCCAGATGGCGGTCATGGCGGGGCGGGCGTAACGTGGGACCATGGGTCGGAAGCTCCGGTCTGCGATTGCGGCGGGATGATCTGACCCGCGCGGCTAGGCCCGAGAGGCACCGATGGCAAGAGGCAGCGGGGTTCCGCCTTTATCCCGCCCACAAAAAAGGGCGCGGCCGATTGCCCGGCCGCGCCCCCGTCATTCCAAGCGGAAAGGCCTACGCAGCCTTTTCCTCGCTCTCGCCGCCCTTGTCGGAGCCATCGATCACGCTCAGCTTCTTGGCGCCGTTGATCGCGATCTTCTTGGGCTTCATCGCCTCGGGCACCTCACGCTCAAGATCGATCACGAGCAGGCCGTCGGCCAGCTGCGCGTTCCTGACCAGCACGAAATCGGCCAGCTCGAACCGGCGCTCGAACCCGCGCTGGGCGATGCCGACATGCAGATACTCGCGCTCTTCAGTATCTTCCGCCTTGCGGCCCTGCACGGTCAGCATGTTCTGCTGGGCCGTGATGTCGATATCCTCGGGCTTGAAGCCGGCAACGGCCAGCGTGATGCGATAGGCATCGTCGCCGCTACGCTCGATATTGAAGGGCGGGTAATTGTCGCCCTGGGCCGCCCGTGCGTTGTTTTCAAGCAGGTCGAACAGGCGGTCGAAGCCGACAGTGGTGCGGCGATAGGGGGTAAAATCGAAACGGTTCATCTTGCAAATCCTCCATCAGAAGCAATCTAGCGGCAGGTCGCTTGGCAAACCCCGCAAACGGGCATTCGCACTTCCTGCCAGACGAAGCGGGCATCCATCCGAAACCGGCATGGCTGTCCGCCGTTTATAGTTGGTAATCCGGCGAAGCTATTCAAGAGCTTTTGGCCGTCCTGCAACCGGCGAAATCGCCATCTGAAAAGGAAATTCCATGAACGCAGAAGCTTCAACCCCGAAGGTCGAGATCTACACGCAGTTCGGCTGCCCCTATTGCCACCGCGCGGTCGCGCTGCTGAAGGACAAGGACGTCGATTTCACCGAATATGACGTGACGATGGACCGCGCCAAGCGCCAGGAAATGGGCGAGCGTGCGCCCGGTGCGCGAACCGTGCCGCAGATCTTCATCGACGATAAGTCGATCGGCGGCAGCGACGATCTTGCCGCGCTTGAGCGTGAGGGAAAGCTCGACGCGATGCTGGGCCGATGACCCCGTGACGCGGATCGCGCTTTTCCAGGCCAATACCGGCATCGATCCGGCCGCGAACGCCGATCGCCTTGTCGCGGCGATCGACGAAGCGGGCAGGGGCGGGGCGCTTATGCTGTTCACGCCCGAAATGTCGGGCATGCTCGACCGCAACCGCAAGCGCGCGGCCGAGCATGTGTCGCCGGAAGGCGAGAGCGCGGTGCTGGCCGCCGTGGTCGATGCCGCGAGGGCCCCTGGCATATGGGTCGCGCTGGGCTCCCTCGCAGTCCTTCGCGAGGATGGGGAAAGCCGCTGGGCCAACCGGTCGCTGCTGGTGTCCCCCGATGGTTCGGTCGCGGCCCGCTATGACAAGATCCACATGTTCGATGTCGATATCGACGACGGAGCGAGCGGCGAAAGCTGGCGGGAATCGAACGGCTTCGCACCCGGCGACCGCGTGGTGACCGCCGACACGCCGATCGGCAGACTGGGCCTGGCGGTCTGCTACGACATGCGGTTTCCGGCCCTCTGGGCAGCGCTGGGCGATGCGCGCTGCGATGCCATCGCCTGCCCCGCCGCCTTCACCCGCCCGACCGGTGCGGCGCACTGGCACGTCCTGCTGCGCGCCCGCGCGATCGAGGCCAGCGCCTATGTCATCGCCGCCGCGCAAGTGGGCGAGCACGAGGATGGCCGCAAGACCTATGGCCACTCGCTGGTCGTCGACCCTTGGGGCGAAGTGGTGCTGGACATGGGCGGCGAGGCGCCGGGCGTCGGATTTGCCGAGATCGACGCTGGTCGGATCGAGCGCGTGCGCGCCCAGTTGCCCAGCCTTGCCAACCGCCGTGCAATCACTAAGTGACAAATGTCATGATTGTATTCGATCTCCACTGCCGCGAAGACAGCACCCGATTCGAAGGGTGGTTCCGCTCCTCGGAAGATTTCGAGGATCAGCGGCAGAACGGATTGCTGGTCTGCCCCAATTGCGGCGGCGACCAGGTCGAAAAGGCCGTCATGGCCCCCGCGGTGGGACGCAAGGGCAATCAGCAATTGGCAAAACCCATTCCCGAGCGCAGGCCGGTGGTCGATCCTGGCCAGGACGCCGCCGTGGCTACGATGGCGCCCCTGTCCGATGAAACGAAGAAGGCGCTCGTCGCCATGGCCGAGATCCAGCGCAAGGTTCTGGAAAAATCACGCTGGGTCGGCGGAAAGTTCGCGGACGAGGCGCGGTCCATGCACTACGGCGAAACCGAAGCGCAGCCGATCCACGGCGAAACGAGTATCGAGGAAGCCGAGCAACTGATCGAGGAAGGCATCGAGATCGCGGCCCTGCCGTTTCCCGTGGCACCGCCCGACGCCGTCAACTGAACGGCTTGGCAGTCCGTTTTCGGCAATTGCCATTTGCGCCGCGCATCCTTAAACGAACCGGCGCGCGCCCGTAGCTCAGCAGGATAGAGCATCAGATTCCTAATCTGGGGGCCACAGGTTCGAATCCTGTCGGGCGCACCATTTTGCCATAGAAGTACGCACTGGTTCCTCGCCTTAGGCGAGAGGCTGGTGCTGGCATATTAGGCTCAACTGGCGCCGAATATGTCGTCGTCACTATTGGTGATCGTTCCTGCGTCGCAGCTAGCATTGTCCGCTTGCCGAGGCGGCTTGAAGGGATGGGCATTCGTGCGAACGACCACGCGCCATGTTTAAATTCAGTTCCACCGTTAGTGTAGCTAACGCGAGCTTACCGCCGAATGCGCTGCCCCTACTGGCTCCAGCGAAACACGGTTCCGTCTTTCCGCGACGGGGAGGGGCCGGGCCAGTCGGCTGCATAGGGCTCTTCGGTTGCCGGATCGATGCCGAGATAGCGCTGGGTCTTGAGCGACAGCAGCATGAACTGCCCCCGTAGCATGTCCTGCCATTGGAACAGGCTTGCATCGCTTTCGCGCTGGAATCGCACATCGGCTGGCATGCCTTCGCCAACGATTGTCACGAAATTGGCAGGGCTGGGCACACCCAGCGCCTCGATCACGACGCGGCCTTGCCCGCGGTCGTGAATTTTGAAGCGCGTTCGCTGGTCCCGGGCTTCCGCGCTGCCGGCAGCGGCGACATGCAGCATGCCGTGCGGGTCGGCCCACAGCAGGCTGTCATCGGCCAGGTTGGAGATGGTGACCGCCTGCGAGAGCGGAATATTGCCCGACCTGTCGGCCAGCGGTTCGGTCACGGCGAAATCGTCGAACTGCGCGGCCCCGCCCGTGCGGCCTTCGCCGTTGTACGAAAACAGCGCAAAGCGCACGCCCTGGAACGTCTTGAGCTGATAGGGCAGGCGCAGCGGCTCGCCGATGGATTGCCAGCTTTTGCCGCCATCCGTGCTGTAAGAAAATAGTCCGAGCTCGCTGTCCAGATCGACATGGGTGCGCAGCCGGGCCACGGGGCCAGGCAATGGCGCTGTTGCGGTTCGGTTGCGCTGCTGGTCGTAATGGCGGATCTGCCAGCCATCGCCGCCGCGTTCGACCGACAGCGTGCCATAGGGAATATTGAGCAAAGCCAGACCCGCGCGGTCCCCCGCGCCAAGATCGCGCCCGTCCACCGTCACTTGGGCGATGCTTTCGGGCGCGACGGCGCGCTGCGTCAGCGTGTTGCGCGCACGCAGGAAGTCGCTGGCGGGCAGCGCCGTCAGGTGCAGCCTGCCGCCCTGCAGCGTCCATGCCTGATCGATCGGCAGGTGATTCCACTGCCAGATCGGCCGAAGATCGGGCCCCGCGAAATCGTCGCTGCGCTGCCATGTCGGGCGGGGCGGATCGTCGTGGCCGGTGGCGGGCTTCAGCCAGCTTCGCGGGCTGCGGCCCAGATTGCCCGGCAGCCCGAAGAAGGGCCAGCCATCCTTCCACGTCACGGGTGAGAGATAGACCGTGCGCCCCATCGAACGGACATCCATCATCGAAAAGCCCCACCAGTCGCCGTTCGGCAATTCGACGATCCCGCCCTGATGCAGCGGCGACGCGCCGAACCGGTCGGCGGGCGGCGGCGGGGTCAGCTCGACGGGATCGCCCGCCGCGGGCAAGTCGGTACCGAGCCCGACATTGCCGACGCCCCAGCCCAGCGGCTCGCCCATGGTTTCGCGGGCCGAGATCTGGACTGTTTCCCACGGCCCGTCCAGGCTGTCGGCGCGGATCGCCATCATGCGCCCCACCGGCGCGTAATTGGCGGTGATGATGTAATAGTGCCCGTCGACCTTGTAGAAATGATGCCCTTCGCCCAGCGCATTGCCGGCAGGCATGATGACGCGCTCGCTGCCTTCGATCACGCCCGACAGGTCGGACTTGATCTCGACCAGGCGAACCTCGTCGTAATTATATACCGCCCACACGCGGCCGTCGTCGTCGAACAGCACCGATACGTCGTGCAGGTCGCCCGTGAACGGCGTGCGCTTCCAGGGACCGTCGGGGCTGGCGCTGCGAAACACCTGCAGGCCGAAGCCGTTCACATTGGCGAAGATGGTGAACATGCCGTCGTGAAAGCGCAGGCTGGGCGCCCAGATGCCCTGGCCATAGATGTCCTGCCCATCCTCAAGCCGCCAGCCGGGGCCGAGATCGAGCCGGTCGAACGCATAGGACCGCAGGGTCCAGTTCACCAGGTCGCGCGAATGCAGCACCGGCAGGCCCGGCATCATGTGCATGGTCGTGCCGGT
It includes:
- the trpB gene encoding tryptophan synthase subunit beta, with amino-acid sequence MTDTITSDLPNSYRTQPDERGHFGQFGGRYVSETLMPLILDLEREYRAAKEDPAFREQFEDLLEHYVGRPSPLYYAERLTDEVRRNAPDGPNGEKRGAQIWFKRDELNHTGAHKINNCIGQILLAIRMGKTRIIAETGAGQHGVATATVCARFGLPCVIYMGATDVERQQPNVFRMKLLGAEVVPVKAGAATLKDAMNEALRDWVANVHDTFYIIGTAAGPHPYPELVRDFQSVIGREARAQLLDRVGRLPDVCVAAIGGGSNAIGLFHPFLDDKDVALLGVEAAGHGLDKEHAASLAGGAPGILHGNKTYLLQDEDGQITEGHSISAGLDYPGIGPEHAWLRDIGRVEYTSATDRDALDAFQLLCRTEGIIPALEPSHAIAAVVERAREMDRDRIVLCNLCGRGDKDIFTVAKALGVEI
- a CDS encoding phosphoribosylanthranilate isomerase codes for the protein MGNVKIKICGISDGAAMDGAIDAGADYAGLVFYPPSPRHIGSNDAALLAERSGPRIARVGLFVDADDAQIGDAVAAGRLDALQLHGSEAPARAADLRARFGLPVWKAIAVSSASDVKRAEQYAGAADLVLFDARTPKGTLPGGMGLSFDWSLLRHYRGSLPWGLAGGITPANVAHAIAQTGAPLVDVSSGVESAPGLKDPARIKAFVSAVRKG
- a CDS encoding GNAT family N-acetyltransferase, translating into MSIADSVSIRRAGPADGNALKPLIEGGYRGSSARRGWTHEADIVENERIGAGELAAMLADPAIHFLIAEKNGQPVGCIAVTDKAEARAYFGLLCVDPPMQSGGLGSRLIREAEELARGLGARIMEISVIEDRQELIAMYERKGYRDTGRRDPFPAPQPRPLHFRLFEKRLHG
- the pyrF gene encoding orotidine-5'-phosphate decarboxylase — its product is MSNPIFLALDVPQIEAAKELAGKVKGHVGGLKLGLEFFCAHGHHGVHEIAQLGMPIFLDLKLHDIPNTVAGAMQAIHVLEPAIVTIHAGGGRAMMEDAKAAAGENTKVVAVTMLTSLDDRDLSATGVQGSAHDQVMRLAELAERSGLDGIVCSGHEVGAVHKQWKHGYFVVPGLRLAGNSVGDQKRVVTPRQARDDGASVLVIGREISRAEDPLAAARMIEATL
- a CDS encoding LapA family protein; the protein is MKIIRSVLWVVIIVALALFTAFNWTSVDIRIWESLVLETKLPVLILVAFLLGFGPMWLTHRTTVWRLKRRIGSLEASQRSLIASQNAPTPNATAPNAPGRHEPVTGGTGIDTLGREDDRL
- the purB gene encoding adenylosuccinate lyase; translation: MVPRYARPAMTAIWEPEAKYRIWFELEAHATEKLGELGVVPPAAAKALWDWWATDPKIDVEAIDAIEAVTKHDVIAFLTWVAENVGDEARFMHQGMTSSDVLDTTLAVQLDRASAILLEDLDRLLGAIRTRAEEHKYTPTIGRSHGIHAEPVTFGLKMAEAYAEFSRCKERLEFARKEIATCAISGAVGTFANIDPSVEAYVAEKMGLAVEPVSTQVIPRDRHAMFFAVLGVIASSIERLSVEVRHLQRTEVLEAEEYFSPGQKGSSAMPHKRNPVLTENLTGLARVVRGAVVPAMENVALWHERDISHSSVERFIGPDATITLDFALSRLTGVVEKLLVYPERMQKNLDRMGGLVHSQRVLLALTQAGVSREDAYRLVQRNAMKVWDSDGALSLLELLKADNEVTAALTPQQIEEKFDLDYHFKHVDTIFARVFS
- a CDS encoding Hsp20 family protein, which produces MNRFDFTPYRRTTVGFDRLFDLLENNARAAQGDNYPPFNIERSGDDAYRITLAVAGFKPEDIDITAQQNMLTVQGRKAEDTEEREYLHVGIAQRGFERRFELADFVLVRNAQLADGLLVIDLEREVPEAMKPKKIAINGAKKLSVIDGSDKGGESEEKAA
- the grxC gene encoding glutaredoxin 3, with protein sequence MNAEASTPKVEIYTQFGCPYCHRAVALLKDKDVDFTEYDVTMDRAKRQEMGERAPGARTVPQIFIDDKSIGGSDDLAALEREGKLDAMLGR
- a CDS encoding carbon-nitrogen hydrolase family protein, yielding MTRIALFQANTGIDPAANADRLVAAIDEAGRGGALMLFTPEMSGMLDRNRKRAAEHVSPEGESAVLAAVVDAARAPGIWVALGSLAVLREDGESRWANRSLLVSPDGSVAARYDKIHMFDVDIDDGASGESWRESNGFAPGDRVVTADTPIGRLGLAVCYDMRFPALWAALGDARCDAIACPAAFTRPTGAAHWHVLLRARAIEASAYVIAAAQVGEHEDGRKTYGHSLVVDPWGEVVLDMGGEAPGVGFAEIDAGRIERVRAQLPSLANRRAITK
- a CDS encoding DUF1178 family protein, which gives rise to MIVFDLHCREDSTRFEGWFRSSEDFEDQRQNGLLVCPNCGGDQVEKAVMAPAVGRKGNQQLAKPIPERRPVVDPGQDAAVATMAPLSDETKKALVAMAEIQRKVLEKSRWVGGKFADEARSMHYGETEAQPIHGETSIEEAEQLIEEGIEIAALPFPVAPPDAVN
- a CDS encoding glycoside hydrolase 43 family protein — translated: MTVMAPIAGFRLRIGSAVLGAMLALAAVPAATHARPLPDPPQPHPTAAESWTADNGDGSFTNPIFNDEFSDPDIIRVGDDYYMTGTTMHMMPGLPVLHSRDLVNWTLRSYAFDRLDLGPGWRLEDGQDIYGQGIWAPSLRFHDGMFTIFANVNGFGLQVFRSASPDGPWKRTPFTGDLHDVSVLFDDDGRVWAVYNYDEVRLVEIKSDLSGVIEGSERVIMPAGNALGEGHHFYKVDGHYYIITANYAPVGRMMAIRADSLDGPWETVQISARETMGEPLGWGVGNVGLGTDLPAAGDPVELTPPPPADRFGASPLHQGGIVELPNGDWWGFSMMDVRSMGRTVYLSPVTWKDGWPFFGLPGNLGRSPRSWLKPATGHDDPPRPTWQRSDDFAGPDLRPIWQWNHLPIDQAWTLQGGRLHLTALPASDFLRARNTLTQRAVAPESIAQVTVDGRDLGAGDRAGLALLNIPYGTLSVERGGDGWQIRHYDQQRNRTATAPLPGPVARLRTHVDLDSELGLFSYSTDGGKSWQSIGEPLRLPYQLKTFQGVRFALFSYNGEGRTGGAAQFDDFAVTEPLADRSGNIPLSQAVTISNLADDSLLWADPHGMLHVAAAGSAEARDQRTRFKIHDRGQGRVVIEALGVPSPANFVTIVGEGMPADVRFQRESDASLFQWQDMLRGQFMLLSLKTQRYLGIDPATEEPYAADWPGPSPSRKDGTVFRWSQ